GGTGTGCCGCGCATTTGCTTCGTCAACAAGATGGATCGCGTGGGCGCCTCTTATGAGCGTTCCATCGAGAGCATCCGCGAGCGACTGGGGGCCAACCCGGTGGCGGTGCAGGTGCCGATTGGCGCGGAATCCGATTTCCGTGGCGTGGTCGATTTGTTCACTAAGCAGGCCATTGTGTGGGTGGATGACCTGGGCAAAGAGCCGAAGGTCACCGAGGTGCCCGCCGAATTGCGCGACGAGGTGGAAGCCGCCCATGAGCGCATGGTCGAGCAAATTGCCGAGACCGACGACGACCTCACCATGAAGTATCTCGAAGGTGAGGAAATCACCGTCGAGGAACTGAAGGCGGCTTTGCGGCGGGCGACCATCCGCGGCGAACTGACGCCGGTTTATTGCGGCAGTTCCCTCAAAAACAAGGGCGTGCAGCCTTTGCTCGACGCGGTGGTGGATTTCTTGCCTTCCCCCTTAGACATTGCCGAAGTGCGTGGTATTGACCCGCGTACCGACGAGGAAGTCACCCGCCCGCCGAGCGACGATGCGCCCCTCGCGGCGCTGGTGTTCAAAATCGTCACCGACCCCTACGTCGGGCGGCTGGCCTACTTCCGGGTGTATTCCGGCAAGATTACCCAGGGCTCGCAGGTGTATAACGCCACGCGCCGCAAGCGCGAGCGCATTGGCCGCCTGCTACGGATGTATGCCGACCGGCGCGAAGATGTGACCGAGGTGCTGGCGGGCGATATTGGCGCGGTGCTGGGTCTCAAGAACTCCTTTACCGGCGATACCCTTTGCGACATGGCGAACCCCATCGTGCTGGAAAGCATCTCGTTCCCCGAACCGGTGATTTCCATCGCCATCGAGCCGAAAAGCACCGCCGACCAGGACAAACTTTCCCAGGCGCTGCACAAACTGGCCGAGGAAGACCCCACCTTCCGCGTGCGCACCGACGAGCAAACCGGCCAGACCATTGTTTCGGGCATGGGCGAGTTGCACCTTGAAATTCTCATCGACCGCCTGAAGCGCGAGTTCAATGTGAAGGCCAATGTGGGGCGGCCGCGGGTGGCTTATCGGGAATCCATCACCCGCGCGGTGCCCAAGGTGGAAGGCCGCTTTGTGAAGCAAACCGGCGGGCGCGGTCAGTACGGCCACGTGGTGATTTCGATGGAACCGGCGGAGCCCGGGTCGGGCATCCTGTTCGAAGATGCCATTGTGGGCGGTACGATTCCCAAAGAGTTCATTCCCGCTGTCGAGAAGGGCATTCGGGAAGCCGCCGACGCTGGTGTGGTGGCGGGCTACCCGGTCACCGATGTCAAGGTGCGCCTCTATGACGGCTCGTACCATGAGGTGGATTCCAGCGAAATGGCCTTCAAGGTGGCCGCAACGATGGCCTTCCGGGAAGGCGTCAAGCGGGGCAAGCCCGTGCTGCTGGAGCCCATCATGAAAGTGGAAGTGGTGGTGCCGGAGGAGTACATCGGCGACGTCATGGGGCAGTTGTCGTCGCGCCGCGGCGAAATTCAGGGCATGGAGCAGCGGGCTGGCAACACCCGTGCCGTGCGCGCGATGGTGCCCCTGGCTGAAATGTTTGGTTATGCCACCCAACTTCGCTCCA
This portion of the Chloroflexota bacterium genome encodes:
- the fusA gene encoding elongation factor G, with the translated sequence MPRKYPLEKYRNIGIIAHIDAGKTTTTERILFYTGKTYRLGSVDEGNTVTDWMEQERERGITIVSAAVSAEWKGYQINIIDTPGHIDFTAEVQRSLRVLDGGIVVFDAVQGVEPQSETVWRQADRYGVPRICFVNKMDRVGASYERSIESIRERLGANPVAVQVPIGAESDFRGVVDLFTKQAIVWVDDLGKEPKVTEVPAELRDEVEAAHERMVEQIAETDDDLTMKYLEGEEITVEELKAALRRATIRGELTPVYCGSSLKNKGVQPLLDAVVDFLPSPLDIAEVRGIDPRTDEEVTRPPSDDAPLAALVFKIVTDPYVGRLAYFRVYSGKITQGSQVYNATRRKRERIGRLLRMYADRREDVTEVLAGDIGAVLGLKNSFTGDTLCDMANPIVLESISFPEPVISIAIEPKSTADQDKLSQALHKLAEEDPTFRVRTDEQTGQTIVSGMGELHLEILIDRLKREFNVKANVGRPRVAYRESITRAVPKVEGRFVKQTGGRGQYGHVVISMEPAEPGSGILFEDAIVGGTIPKEFIPAVEKGIREAADAGVVAGYPVTDVKVRLYDGSYHEVDSSEMAFKVAATMAFREGVKRGKPVLLEPIMKVEVVVPEEYIGDVMGQLSSRRGEIQGMEQRAGNTRAVRAMVPLAEMFGYATQLRSITQGRGAFTMEFDHYAPVPDNVAKAIIAGETV